The following are from one region of the Paenibacillus sp. JZ16 genome:
- a CDS encoding glycoside hydrolase family 3 N-terminal domain-containing protein — MIGNWHCIIDKPRMKIQFKISKKADYTLDAVMEPLPVPLSFPDVTVQGSQLRGLGKVFWKPDEDLSVQLSFDGDSFTGELRIPSFGSFPLQGERGRGPYLAQSLLEGAAEHRKSGVRERTDEEIAEAVEALLADMSLEEKVGQMCQCQASNFSFGNAVESDPPEKLIAEGRAGSVLGAFDITRVFELQRIAVEQSPHGIPLLFHADVIHGSQTIFPIPLAWSCSWDMEAIQEACAIAAKEASASGTIFNHGPMIDITRDARWGRVSEGAGEDPFLGALIAKAQVAGYQGASLHNEETLVACLKHFIAYGAAEAGRDYNSVDISEGTLRNVYLPPFKAALEAGADSVMNAFNIYQGVPVAANMFVLKELLREELGFDGILISDYGSVDEIRIHGHAKDTKEAALKAVHATMDIEMVTRAFDHLPALVREGKVSERQIDDAVRRILYVKYKTGIMDDPYRYIRPEKEIEYHFNKAHLQASLELARKSAVLLKNNGVLPLANDAGKIALIGPFADSKDLLGPWQFSRYGHETVTLYEGLLEKGIPAERLLYAQGSGVNKAIDGGIEAAILQAREADIVVLALGESSDMSGEAASRMDVVIPEAQQRLAEAVIAEGKPTVLVLTNGRPLVLDWYDRHVDAILETWFLGSQAGHAIADVLTGDYNPSGKLTMSFPARIGQVPVYYNSFNTGRPVTDTNGKDKFISKYLDGPNDPLYPFGYGLSYTTFDISAITLDRREMTADGTITVTVKVTNTGGVSGEETVQMYIQDCCGSIVRPVKELKGFRKVWLEPGESREVTFTIKVEALTFWSPASGYAAEPGTFKVYIGSSSRDLSDGIEFELLDEMNHNGEELN; from the coding sequence ATGATAGGAAATTGGCATTGCATCATCGACAAACCGCGAATGAAAATACAGTTTAAAATCAGCAAAAAAGCAGACTACACCCTCGATGCCGTCATGGAGCCCCTTCCGGTTCCGCTCTCATTCCCCGACGTTACGGTGCAGGGCAGCCAACTACGGGGACTGGGTAAAGTGTTTTGGAAGCCGGATGAGGATCTTTCCGTCCAGCTGTCGTTCGACGGGGACTCGTTCACCGGCGAGCTTCGCATCCCCTCGTTCGGAAGCTTCCCCCTTCAAGGTGAAAGGGGGCGGGGGCCCTATCTAGCACAATCCTTGCTGGAGGGAGCAGCGGAGCATCGAAAGAGCGGGGTACGGGAGCGTACGGACGAAGAGATTGCAGAGGCTGTAGAAGCGTTGCTTGCCGACATGTCGCTGGAGGAGAAGGTTGGTCAAATGTGCCAGTGCCAGGCCTCCAATTTCTCCTTCGGGAATGCCGTGGAATCCGACCCGCCCGAGAAGCTGATTGCCGAGGGCAGGGCAGGGTCGGTACTGGGAGCCTTTGACATCACAAGAGTATTCGAATTGCAGAGAATAGCCGTCGAGCAATCGCCGCACGGCATTCCGCTGCTGTTTCATGCGGACGTCATCCACGGCTCGCAGACTATTTTCCCGATTCCACTGGCATGGTCCTGCAGCTGGGACATGGAAGCGATCCAAGAAGCGTGCGCGATCGCCGCTAAGGAGGCCAGCGCTTCCGGAACGATATTCAATCACGGCCCGATGATCGACATTACCCGTGATGCCCGCTGGGGCAGAGTATCGGAAGGAGCCGGCGAGGATCCGTTTTTAGGGGCGTTAATTGCCAAAGCTCAAGTTGCAGGGTACCAAGGAGCGTCTCTGCATAACGAAGAGACGCTGGTCGCCTGCCTGAAGCACTTCATTGCCTATGGTGCAGCAGAAGCCGGCAGGGATTATAACAGTGTGGACATCTCGGAGGGCACGCTGCGAAACGTGTACCTTCCGCCGTTTAAGGCTGCACTGGAAGCGGGAGCCGACTCGGTGATGAATGCCTTTAATATTTATCAGGGTGTCCCGGTTGCGGCTAATATGTTCGTACTGAAAGAGCTGCTGCGGGAAGAGCTGGGCTTTGACGGAATCCTGATTTCCGATTACGGCTCTGTTGACGAGATTCGGATTCACGGACACGCGAAGGATACGAAGGAGGCTGCGCTAAAAGCAGTTCATGCCACGATGGACATCGAAATGGTGACACGCGCTTTCGATCATTTGCCTGCGCTGGTCAGGGAAGGTAAGGTGAGCGAACGGCAAATCGATGATGCTGTTCGCCGCATTTTATATGTGAAGTACAAAACCGGTATAATGGACGACCCATATCGATATATTCGCCCTGAGAAAGAAATCGAATACCACTTTAACAAAGCGCATCTGCAGGCGAGTTTGGAGTTGGCGCGCAAATCGGCCGTTCTGCTCAAAAATAACGGCGTGCTCCCGCTGGCTAATGATGCTGGCAAAATCGCGCTGATTGGTCCGTTTGCCGATAGCAAGGATCTGCTCGGACCGTGGCAGTTCTCCCGGTACGGCCATGAAACGGTGACCCTGTACGAAGGGCTTCTGGAGAAAGGCATCCCTGCGGAGCGCCTCCTCTATGCTCAAGGCAGCGGCGTGAATAAAGCGATTGACGGCGGAATCGAGGCTGCAATCTTGCAGGCGAGAGAGGCCGACATCGTCGTTCTGGCGCTGGGTGAGAGCAGCGATATGTCCGGTGAAGCCGCTTCCCGCATGGATGTCGTCATTCCCGAGGCGCAGCAGCGGCTGGCGGAAGCCGTGATCGCGGAAGGCAAACCGACGGTTCTTGTCCTGACGAACGGACGTCCGCTGGTCCTGGACTGGTATGACCGGCATGTCGATGCCATTCTGGAAACCTGGTTCTTAGGCTCGCAGGCAGGTCACGCGATCGCAGACGTGTTGACAGGAGATTACAACCCGTCAGGGAAGCTGACGATGAGCTTTCCTGCCCGCATCGGGCAGGTGCCGGTATACTACAACAGCTTTAACACCGGCAGACCGGTAACTGATACGAATGGAAAGGATAAATTCATATCCAAATACTTGGACGGACCGAATGACCCGTTATATCCATTCGGATATGGGCTGAGTTATACGACTTTTGATATATCGGCGATCACCCTGGACCGTCGCGAAATGACGGCGGACGGTACCATTACGGTCACGGTGAAAGTGACGAATACGGGCGGTGTTTCCGGGGAGGAAACCGTTCAGATGTACATTCAGGACTGCTGCGGGAGTATTGTAAGACCGGTTAAAGAGCTGAAGGGCTTTCGGAAAGTATGGCTGGAACCGGGAGAGAGCCGGGAGGTTACGTTTACGATTAAAGTCGAGGCATTGACGTTCTGGTCGCCGGCTTCCGGCTACGCGGCTGAGCCCGGCACATTCAAGGTGTACATCGGTTCCAGCAGCCGGGATCTATCGGATGGGATAGAGTTTGAATTGCTGGATGAAATGAATCATAACGGGGAGGAATTGAATTGA
- a CDS encoding carbohydrate ABC transporter permease has protein sequence MKNESRGLQWAAHIIMIVFSLACILPFILLFISSITDDHTIAVEGYSFFPSKLSLGAYEYLWRESAQIFHAYGITILITVIGTSASLVITSLLAYPLSRKDLPGGVVLSFIVFFTLLFNGGLVPTYLVYTQLFDMKNTLLALLIPWLLMNGFNVLLMRTFFATTIPSAVLESASMDGAGEFRMYYKIILPLSLPIMATVGMFQGLAYWNDWNNGLVFVTDPELFSLQNLLNRIMSDIQYLTRNSSMNSGNALEQLPSETFRMAVAVIGVLPILVAYPFFQKYFVKGMTIGAVKG, from the coding sequence ATGAAAAACGAATCTCGCGGTCTGCAATGGGCAGCGCACATTATCATGATTGTTTTTTCCCTGGCGTGCATTCTTCCGTTCATCCTGCTGTTCATCTCATCGATCACGGACGATCACACGATTGCCGTGGAGGGCTATTCCTTCTTCCCCTCCAAGCTCAGCCTGGGCGCATATGAATATCTATGGAGAGAATCGGCACAGATCTTCCATGCGTACGGGATCACGATCCTGATCACAGTGATCGGCACGAGCGCAAGCCTTGTCATCACTTCGCTGCTGGCCTATCCGCTATCCCGCAAGGATCTTCCCGGCGGCGTCGTGCTGTCGTTCATCGTGTTCTTTACGCTGCTGTTTAACGGGGGACTGGTTCCGACCTATCTGGTCTATACCCAGCTGTTCGATATGAAAAACACGCTGCTAGCTCTGTTGATCCCCTGGCTGCTCATGAATGGCTTCAATGTGCTGCTGATGCGGACCTTCTTTGCCACCACGATCCCTTCGGCGGTGCTGGAATCGGCCAGCATGGACGGTGCCGGGGAGTTCAGAATGTATTACAAGATCATTCTGCCGCTGTCGCTGCCGATTATGGCAACGGTCGGCATGTTCCAAGGGCTGGCATACTGGAACGACTGGAATAACGGATTGGTCTTTGTAACGGATCCGGAGCTGTTCAGCCTGCAAAATCTTCTGAACCGGATCATGAGCGATATCCAGTATTTGACCCGCAACAGCAGCATGAATTCAGGGAATGCACTGGAGCAGCTGCCAAGCGAGACATTCCGGATGGCCGTGGCCGTCATTGGCGTCCTGCCGATCCTCGTCGCCTATCCGTTCTTCCAGAAATACTTTGTTAAAGGCATGACGATCGGTGCGGTAAAGGGCTAA
- a CDS encoding ABC transporter permease, giving the protein MMLPGLIYLLINNYLPLFGLSIAFKDVNYSKGIWDSDWIGFKNFEYLFKTDDAFIITRNTILYNAAFIVLGLIVSVGVAILLNEIRNKVASRFYQSVIILPFLISIIIVSYLVYAMFSVNTGMVNKTLLPALGLDPISWYTEPKYWPFILTVVHIWKAAGYSCIVYLAAIIGIDPEYYEAAKLDGASKWMQIRKITLPMITPVITILTLLGIGRIFYSDFGLFYQVPMDSGALFSTTNVIDTYVFRGLMQLGDIGMSSAAGFYQSLVGFVLVLVSNYVVRKIDKNNALF; this is encoded by the coding sequence ATGATGTTGCCGGGGCTTATCTACCTGCTCATCAACAATTATTTGCCGCTGTTCGGTCTAAGCATCGCTTTTAAGGACGTGAACTACAGCAAAGGGATATGGGACAGTGACTGGATCGGCTTCAAAAACTTTGAGTATCTGTTCAAAACGGATGATGCATTTATCATTACGCGTAACACGATTCTTTACAATGCTGCGTTTATCGTTCTCGGCTTGATCGTTTCGGTTGGTGTCGCGATATTGCTGAACGAGATCCGAAACAAAGTGGCATCTCGCTTTTATCAAAGCGTCATCATTCTGCCGTTCCTTATCTCCATCATTATCGTCAGCTACCTGGTTTACGCCATGTTCAGCGTGAATACGGGAATGGTGAACAAGACGCTGCTGCCGGCACTTGGGCTGGATCCTATCTCATGGTATACGGAGCCGAAATATTGGCCCTTCATTCTGACGGTCGTGCATATTTGGAAGGCAGCGGGGTATTCCTGCATCGTTTATTTGGCAGCCATCATCGGCATCGATCCCGAATACTACGAGGCTGCAAAGCTGGACGGGGCCTCCAAATGGATGCAGATCCGCAAGATCACGCTTCCGATGATTACGCCGGTGATCACCATTCTGACTCTGCTCGGTATCGGGCGCATCTTCTATTCGGATTTCGGATTGTTCTACCAGGTGCCGATGGATTCCGGCGCACTGTTCTCGACCACCAATGTGATAGACACCTACGTATTCCGCGGGTTGATGCAGCTCGGTGATATCGGGATGTCCTCGGCGGCAGGATTCTATCAGTCGCTGGTCGGCTTCGTTCTCGTGCTGGTCTCCAATTATGTCGTGCGGAAAATTGATAAAAACAATGCTTTGTTCTAA
- a CDS encoding ABC transporter substrate-binding protein codes for MKKSFARLSTMLLSAVILLSACGGGKAADQDNEPASEQKALTELTVVLPVAGSIPKDMQQVEDAINKIAAEKIQAKVKFEHISVGDWEQQTNLMFASGEKMDLLYLSGYNFSNIVAKGQLKPLDQLLEQHGQGIADALGKDYLQATRIGGEIYGTPTVRDLAASYGLTMSKDLVDKYKIDVASIKTLDDVEAVLRKVKEGEGPTMTPLVTGAAGQSFRENYVNYDSLNDTIGVLPSYDNGLKIVNYYETKEYAGFVNKIRGWYQDGLIPQDMATTQATRFDMIKAGKAFAYMAMQKPGFAESEKKLSGLELVTAELVPPVATTSTVTGAMWGIPVNSETPEKAMEFLNLMYTDKDIVNLYDWGIEGTHYVKVDGFDNVIDYPEGVDYNSVGYKMPLGWLFGNQFLSYVINGDDPEIWSKMDEFNKSSKRSKAMGFLFDASPVKTEYAAVSNVITQYKMPLETGSVDPEQILPEFISKLKSVGIDKIIAEKQKQLDEWAKTNGVK; via the coding sequence ATGAAAAAATCATTCGCACGACTATCCACGATGCTCTTGAGCGCCGTCATACTATTGTCGGCCTGCGGAGGAGGGAAAGCAGCCGACCAAGACAATGAGCCGGCAAGTGAACAAAAAGCCCTCACGGAGCTGACGGTCGTGCTTCCGGTGGCAGGCTCCATACCGAAGGATATGCAGCAAGTGGAAGACGCCATCAACAAGATCGCGGCAGAGAAAATACAGGCCAAGGTCAAATTTGAGCATATTTCTGTCGGAGACTGGGAGCAGCAAACGAATCTGATGTTTGCAAGCGGTGAGAAAATGGATCTGCTGTACTTATCCGGTTATAACTTCAGCAACATCGTTGCGAAAGGTCAGCTGAAGCCTCTGGATCAATTGCTTGAGCAGCATGGTCAGGGGATCGCCGACGCCTTGGGTAAAGATTATTTGCAAGCTACGCGCATCGGAGGCGAGATATATGGAACGCCGACGGTACGGGATTTGGCGGCCAGCTATGGGCTGACCATGAGCAAAGACTTGGTTGATAAATACAAGATCGATGTTGCCTCGATCAAGACGCTTGATGACGTGGAGGCCGTGCTGCGGAAGGTAAAGGAAGGAGAGGGTCCTACCATGACACCGCTGGTTACCGGTGCAGCGGGGCAATCCTTCCGAGAGAATTATGTCAACTACGATAGTCTGAACGACACGATCGGTGTTCTTCCGAGCTATGACAATGGCCTCAAGATTGTCAACTATTACGAGACGAAGGAATATGCCGGCTTTGTCAACAAGATTCGCGGCTGGTATCAGGACGGGCTGATTCCACAGGATATGGCTACAACGCAGGCAACGCGGTTTGACATGATTAAGGCAGGCAAAGCCTTTGCCTATATGGCTATGCAAAAACCCGGCTTTGCGGAGAGCGAGAAGAAGCTGTCCGGGCTTGAGCTGGTCACTGCAGAACTCGTACCTCCTGTAGCTACGACGAGCACGGTAACGGGAGCGATGTGGGGCATTCCGGTCAATTCCGAAACTCCTGAGAAAGCGATGGAATTTTTAAATCTGATGTACACCGACAAGGATATCGTGAACCTGTATGACTGGGGGATCGAAGGCACCCATTATGTAAAGGTGGACGGCTTTGACAATGTGATCGATTATCCGGAGGGTGTTGATTACAACTCGGTGGGTTATAAAATGCCGCTTGGCTGGCTGTTCGGGAATCAGTTCTTGTCTTATGTCATAAATGGCGACGATCCGGAAATTTGGTCCAAGATGGATGAATTCAACAAGAGCTCCAAGCGCTCCAAAGCGATGGGCTTCCTGTTTGATGCTTCTCCGGTGAAGACCGAGTATGCAGCCGTAAGCAACGTCATTACGCAATATAAAATGCCGCTGGAGACAGGCAGTGTAGACCCGGAACAAATTTTGCCGGAGTTCATCTCCAAATTGAAATCGGTCGGAATCGATAAGATTATTGCGGAGAAACAGAAGCAATTGGATGAATGGGCTAAAACCAACGGCGTGAAGTAA
- a CDS encoding response regulator, with translation MRHVLIVDDEVIAVEGLKHGVDWDRLGVSAVFTAHSASQAMEIIRRERVDLLLCDIEMPHGSGLDLLEWVRGYHPDIVAIFLTCHADFHYAKQAIQLGSFDYLLKPVPFADLESVVSKAIEKLDQEREQSEFSQYGKFWMQHQPLLVERFWLDILNQTIPSRSAAIKEQAENRNIPYSEDMIFTPILIQVRRWYKEVTLRDEKIIEYAIRKSAEEHIQERAEHGMLVPVEKGRWLALINRDTASVDDDAYKDMCERYIDACRKYFYAGVACYIGEPGHGHEVPSMYIQLDRMNEMNVAYDQQVFLLKEEKPSAALQQMLPDMSMWAILLKEGASGQVLKEAEAYIRSQIEGNSLTSDLLNQFIQDFQQMLYYVLHLKGIQAHQPLRDSRSLELYARSVRSATDALAWIHHIVQRAMDFASSVEHSPSIVEKVKAYIREHLSEDLSREDIASHVFLNPDYLTRIFKKGTGMSISDYLLQQRLRMAAGLLANTELSVSSIATRIGYANFSHFSRMFKKYMNMSPVEYRQEHAGITSSGESR, from the coding sequence ATGCGTCATGTACTGATCGTGGACGATGAGGTTATTGCTGTAGAGGGATTGAAACATGGCGTGGACTGGGATCGGCTGGGTGTTTCCGCTGTATTTACCGCCCATAGCGCCAGCCAGGCGATGGAGATCATCCGGCGGGAGCGCGTGGATCTTCTGTTATGCGATATTGAAATGCCGCATGGGTCCGGCTTGGATCTATTGGAATGGGTACGGGGATATCATCCGGATATCGTTGCGATATTCCTTACCTGTCATGCCGACTTTCACTATGCCAAGCAGGCCATTCAGCTGGGCAGCTTTGATTATTTACTGAAACCGGTCCCTTTTGCCGATCTTGAATCCGTTGTAAGTAAAGCGATCGAGAAGCTGGACCAGGAGCGCGAGCAATCAGAGTTCAGTCAATATGGGAAGTTTTGGATGCAGCATCAGCCCCTGTTGGTTGAACGATTCTGGCTGGATATCCTGAATCAAACGATTCCAAGCCGCTCCGCTGCAATCAAGGAGCAGGCGGAGAATCGCAATATTCCGTATTCGGAGGATATGATCTTTACCCCGATACTGATTCAAGTTCGGAGATGGTATAAGGAAGTCACGCTGCGGGACGAAAAAATCATTGAATACGCGATACGCAAATCCGCCGAGGAGCACATCCAAGAGAGGGCCGAGCATGGTATGCTGGTGCCGGTGGAGAAAGGGCGCTGGCTCGCCTTGATCAACAGGGATACGGCATCGGTGGATGATGATGCATACAAGGATATGTGTGAGAGGTATATCGATGCTTGCAGGAAATATTTCTATGCGGGCGTCGCCTGTTATATCGGGGAGCCGGGTCACGGACATGAAGTCCCTTCGATGTATATTCAATTGGATCGGATGAACGAAATGAATGTGGCTTATGATCAGCAAGTCTTTTTGCTGAAGGAAGAGAAGCCGTCGGCTGCCCTCCAGCAGATGCTTCCGGATATGAGCATGTGGGCGATTCTGCTAAAGGAGGGCGCGAGCGGACAGGTCCTGAAGGAGGCGGAGGCTTACATCAGGTCTCAGATCGAAGGTAACTCACTCACTTCGGATTTACTGAATCAATTCATTCAGGATTTTCAGCAAATGCTCTATTATGTGCTTCATCTGAAGGGGATCCAGGCGCATCAGCCTCTCAGGGACAGCCGTTCCTTGGAGTTATATGCCAGATCGGTGCGCTCGGCTACGGATGCGTTGGCCTGGATTCATCATATCGTTCAAAGGGCGATGGATTTTGCATCATCGGTGGAGCATTCGCCAAGCATCGTAGAGAAAGTAAAGGCTTATATCCGCGAGCATCTATCCGAGGATCTGTCGAGGGAGGATATCGCGAGTCATGTGTTTTTGAATCCGGATTATTTGACCCGAATCTTCAAAAAAGGGACCGGCATGTCGATCTCGGATTACCTGCTCCAGCAGCGATTGCGCATGGCGGCCGGGCTGCTCGCAAATACCGAGCTGTCCGTCAGTTCGATTGCGACGCGAATCGGCTACGCCAACTTCTCTCATTTTTCCCGCATGTTCAAAAAATATATGAATATGAGCCCGGTCGAGTACCGGCAAGAGCATGCCGGCATCACCAGCTCCGGGGAAAGTCGGTAA
- a CDS encoding sensor histidine kinase: protein MYSHIKAIPWNSIRVKLVLGLLGVAIPLIALLIYMSYYSVNVIHNQVAVSNKNMISIQMRQIDNQLAEIERHLVNLSRSEVSVLTMKDAVPDNTYMMAKSDVSRKLSSDLSVYPYIDGLFVYSLPRHDFVEAYKGSMTYNGLLKMRDYLQESSTSQNRFYGMEANWQLQEIEGSYYAIKVLRDDNISIGSWVSLRTLMSPMSVLNTGETGAMLFVDAQGKPLYNTKPLQDETLDFTHGFNSYYMSGKDKDYLIVGETSKKADISMVAVIPDKLTLENLPYLKKTAAILSAFAVLLLPVSLWFLRKVLLRPLQKIVQLMRRIGEGNFNLRIEKVPTAPEEFQLVYRTLDQMVSQIEKLKIDVYEEQLSKQQAELKQLQLQINPHFFMNSLNILYHLAQVKRYELIQEMTICLVQYFRYMFQSNNQALVLLKDELQHTRNYLRIQQLRLPNQFESEIHVPDYLLETPVPPLMLQTIVENTIKHAVRADVRTMLVIEAILDDLAEEPTVCLTVRDTGDGFSDEVLEAIRCGGQGANAGRAHIGLWNVRERLRLQYGNGAVMDCYNDDPHGAVVELFIPLSPGQDGKEDANASCTDRGR, encoded by the coding sequence ATGTACAGCCATATCAAGGCAATTCCTTGGAATTCGATTCGCGTCAAGCTGGTGCTTGGCCTTTTGGGCGTGGCAATCCCTCTAATCGCCTTACTGATCTATATGAGCTATTACAGTGTGAACGTCATTCATAATCAGGTGGCGGTCTCCAATAAAAATATGATCTCCATCCAAATGAGACAGATCGATAACCAGCTCGCGGAGATCGAACGGCATCTGGTGAATCTGTCCAGATCGGAAGTCAGTGTGCTGACGATGAAAGACGCAGTGCCGGACAATACGTATATGATGGCCAAAAGCGATGTTTCCCGGAAGCTGTCCTCCGATCTATCGGTTTATCCTTATATTGACGGACTTTTCGTATATTCATTGCCGCGGCATGATTTTGTTGAAGCCTACAAAGGGTCGATGACCTATAACGGATTATTGAAAATGCGAGATTACCTGCAGGAAAGCAGCACGAGCCAGAACCGTTTCTATGGAATGGAGGCGAACTGGCAGCTGCAAGAGATTGAAGGGTCCTATTACGCGATCAAGGTGCTCAGGGATGACAATATCAGCATCGGGTCATGGGTATCCCTCAGAACCTTGATGTCGCCGATGTCGGTTCTGAACACGGGTGAAACCGGAGCAATGCTGTTCGTCGACGCCCAGGGGAAGCCGCTTTATAACACGAAGCCCCTGCAGGATGAAACGTTGGATTTCACCCATGGTTTCAACAGCTATTACATGTCAGGCAAGGACAAGGACTATCTCATCGTGGGGGAGACTTCGAAGAAAGCGGACATCAGCATGGTCGCCGTCATTCCGGACAAGCTGACGCTCGAAAATCTGCCATATCTCAAAAAGACGGCTGCCATCCTGTCGGCATTCGCTGTTCTGCTGCTGCCGGTTAGCTTGTGGTTCCTGCGGAAAGTGCTGCTTCGCCCGCTGCAGAAGATCGTTCAATTAATGCGAAGAATCGGGGAAGGGAACTTCAATTTGCGAATCGAGAAAGTACCGACCGCTCCCGAGGAGTTTCAGCTGGTTTATCGCACCTTAGATCAGATGGTGTCGCAAATTGAAAAGCTGAAGATTGACGTCTATGAAGAGCAATTGAGCAAGCAGCAGGCGGAGCTGAAGCAACTGCAGCTCCAGATCAACCCGCATTTTTTCATGAATTCCCTGAATATTTTGTACCATTTGGCACAGGTGAAGCGATATGAATTGATCCAGGAGATGACGATTTGCCTGGTTCAATACTTCAGATATATGTTCCAGAGCAATAATCAGGCTTTGGTTCTATTAAAGGATGAGCTGCAGCATACGAGAAATTATTTGCGGATTCAGCAGCTGCGGCTTCCCAATCAATTCGAAAGCGAGATTCATGTTCCGGATTATCTGCTGGAGACCCCTGTTCCTCCGCTGATGCTTCAGACGATTGTAGAAAATACGATCAAGCATGCCGTAAGGGCAGATGTTCGGACGATGCTGGTCATTGAAGCGATCCTCGACGATCTGGCGGAAGAGCCGACCGTTTGCTTGACCGTACGTGATACCGGAGATGGATTTTCGGATGAGGTATTGGAGGCGATCCGCTGCGGCGGACAAGGTGCAAACGCCGGGCGAGCGCATATTGGCTTGTGGAATGTACGGGAACGTCTGCGTCTGCAGTATGGGAATGGGGCCGTAATGGATTGCTATAACGACGATCCGCACGGGGCGGTCGTCGAACTCTTCATTCCGTTAAGCCCTGGACAAGATGGAAAGGAGGACGCCAATGCGTCATGTACTGATCGTGGACGATGA
- a CDS encoding alpha/beta hydrolase, translated as MILKIIKWMLSVFVLVIIGGLLLVNLTPVPFIHWLRSQPEAAPAAPSNWAELEQVVEVHKDLKYPSTFKSNEMDLYLPKDRAGKLPTILWVHGGAFVSGDKSGTAYWCTMMASKGYAVVSMNYEVAPEARYPAPVLQMTEVYQHLKELSDFPSLDLDRLIVGGDSAGAQIASQFIAIQTNADLAQRTGIEQAVPEESIQAALLYCGPYNVKQLASVTGRLEKFFLNQLGWAYIGTRNWKDGTEAEEASTTNHVTTDFPPTFITDGNTGSFEKHGKELEARLKEANVPVKSLFYPLSHGVVQHEYQFQLNTKEAMECFEMTLSFLEEQLQERG; from the coding sequence TTGATTCTGAAGATTATAAAATGGATGCTGTCCGTCTTTGTTCTTGTTATCATAGGGGGGCTTCTGCTTGTAAATTTAACGCCTGTTCCATTTATCCATTGGCTGCGCAGCCAGCCGGAAGCAGCGCCTGCAGCACCTTCAAATTGGGCGGAGCTTGAGCAGGTGGTAGAGGTTCATAAAGACCTCAAGTATCCTTCGACATTCAAATCCAACGAAATGGACCTGTACCTCCCCAAAGACCGTGCGGGCAAACTGCCTACGATCCTATGGGTTCACGGCGGCGCTTTTGTGTCAGGAGATAAATCGGGCACCGCCTATTGGTGTACGATGATGGCCAGCAAAGGTTATGCGGTCGTCAGCATGAATTACGAGGTGGCTCCCGAGGCACGATATCCGGCACCAGTCCTTCAGATGACTGAGGTCTATCAGCATCTTAAGGAGCTTTCGGATTTCCCGTCCTTGGACTTGGACCGTCTAATTGTCGGCGGAGACTCAGCCGGCGCCCAAATTGCATCCCAATTCATCGCAATTCAGACGAATGCCGACTTGGCGCAGCGGACAGGGATTGAACAAGCGGTTCCGGAGGAATCCATACAAGCGGCGCTGCTGTATTGCGGTCCGTATAACGTCAAACAGCTGGCGAGCGTTACCGGCAGATTAGAGAAGTTCTTCCTGAATCAGCTGGGGTGGGCTTATATTGGAACACGGAACTGGAAGGATGGGACCGAAGCAGAAGAAGCTTCAACGACAAACCATGTGACAACTGATTTCCCGCCAACCTTTATAACGGACGGCAACACGGGTTCTTTTGAAAAACACGGTAAGGAATTGGAGGCGCGGCTCAAAGAGGCAAACGTGCCCGTGAAGTCATTGTTTTACCCGCTGTCCCATGGCGTCGTGCAGCACGAATATCAATTTCAGCTTAACACTAAAGAGGCCATGGAGTGCTTTGAGATGACGTTATCCTTTTTGGAAGAGCAATTGCAAGAGCGGGGATAA